A window from Verrucomicrobiota bacterium encodes these proteins:
- the recO gene encoding DNA repair protein RecO, with the protein MPTIAAQGILLRRSRFSDTTLIITWLTRQQGKVKTIAKGALRPKSPFLGKLDLFFQCELLWAQSRRAELHVLREVKVLEPFPRIRATYLQTLAASYFVELIDEATEPEHPVPDLYDLLFRALNHLNQRLPDARGVLFFEHELCKCMGVEAESEEAAARRLYEALGRLPKSRAELLQQL; encoded by the coding sequence ATGCCCACTATCGCTGCGCAAGGAATCCTGCTTCGTCGATCCCGTTTTTCCGACACGACCCTGATCATCACCTGGCTCACCCGCCAGCAGGGAAAAGTAAAGACCATCGCCAAAGGCGCGCTTCGTCCGAAGAGCCCTTTCCTGGGTAAACTCGACCTGTTTTTCCAGTGCGAATTACTCTGGGCCCAATCGCGCCGGGCGGAGTTGCACGTTTTGCGGGAGGTCAAGGTGCTGGAACCTTTTCCCCGAATCCGGGCCACTTACCTGCAGACGTTGGCGGCATCCTATTTCGTCGAGTTGATCGACGAGGCAACCGAGCCGGAGCACCCGGTTCCCGACCTGTACGATCTGCTATTCCGCGCCCTAAACCACCTTAACCAACGTTTACCCGACGCCCGCGGCGTCCTGTTTTTCGAACATGAACTCTGCAAGTGCATGGGGGTAGAAGCCGAATCCGAAGAGGCGGCGGCTCGACGGTTGTACGAGGCGCTCGGCCGTTTGCCCAAGAGCCGGGCCGAGTTGCTCCAGCAGCTGTGA
- the sufT gene encoding putative Fe-S cluster assembly protein SufT, whose amino-acid sequence MIETNEIELRRDCEAIQIPAGLKTTIPAGTKVVITQDLGGSYTIACDYGLFRIKEEDADSLGLERRASRQEQRAGGDVDEKEVWDQLRTVYDPEIPVNIVDLGLVYDCQVTKTPETGTSVEVKMTLTAPGCGMGPAIAQDARSKILAIPGVDEADVELVWDPPWNQNMISEVGRMKLGLI is encoded by the coding sequence ATGATCGAAACGAACGAGATCGAACTCAGGCGCGATTGCGAAGCGATCCAAATTCCAGCCGGCTTGAAAACGACCATACCGGCGGGAACCAAAGTAGTGATCACCCAGGATCTTGGCGGCAGCTACACGATCGCCTGCGACTACGGGTTGTTCCGGATCAAGGAAGAGGATGCCGATTCTCTCGGCCTGGAGCGACGGGCGAGCCGGCAGGAGCAGCGCGCCGGTGGCGACGTGGATGAGAAGGAAGTTTGGGACCAGCTTCGGACGGTTTACGACCCCGAAATCCCGGTGAACATCGTTGACCTCGGCCTGGTTTACGATTGTCAGGTGACGAAAACGCCTGAAACCGGCACCAGCGTTGAGGTGAAAATGACCCTGACGGCGCCCGGATGCGGCATGGGGCCGGCGATCGCCCAGGATGCGCGCAGCAAGATCCTTGCGATCCCGGGTGTGGACGAAGCCGATGTTGAGCTGGTCTGGGACCCGCCGTGGAACCAGAATATGATCAGCGAAGTCGGCAGGATGAAGCTCGGGCTGATCTGA
- a CDS encoding GNAT family N-acetyltransferase, with translation MTIRPAIPGDAPKVVPLILQAIGAIALVLTGTDDTEEAASVLRDFFGQEQNRVSYENTLVLEEDREVAGLVIFYDGADAHKLDAPLERAAARRSGRSDYQIPTEPEKSEFYLDTLSVSPGHQRKGYGGRLVEAACDRARCLGHPRIALLVEVDSPDTRRLYERFGFRADYTKRIARQDYVHMVRDL, from the coding sequence ATGACCATCAGGCCCGCGATTCCCGGTGACGCGCCAAAGGTTGTCCCGCTAATCCTCCAGGCGATCGGTGCCATCGCCCTTGTTTTGACCGGAACCGACGATACGGAAGAAGCTGCTTCCGTTCTGCGCGATTTTTTCGGGCAGGAGCAGAACCGCGTCAGTTATGAAAATACCCTTGTGCTGGAAGAAGACCGGGAGGTGGCTGGGTTGGTAATATTCTATGACGGCGCCGACGCGCATAAGCTGGATGCGCCGCTTGAACGCGCGGCCGCCAGGAGGTCCGGCCGGAGTGATTATCAGATCCCGACTGAACCGGAAAAGTCGGAGTTTTACCTTGATACCCTGAGCGTGAGTCCGGGTCACCAGCGTAAGGGTTACGGGGGCAGGTTAGTCGAAGCGGCCTGCGATCGTGCCCGCTGTCTCGGCCACCCCCGCATTGCTCTTCTGGTGGAGGTGGACAGCCCGGATACGAGGCGCCTGTACGAGCGGTTCGGGTTTCGCGCGGATTACACGAAGCGAATCGCAAGGCAGGACTACGTTCACATGGTGCGGGACTTGTGA
- a CDS encoding ChaN family lipoprotein: MRFLALVLSAVILLPLPGASAQEASGTRVLAGVTPASLAGKDAGFRQALSRAEAIYVGEIHDRPGDHRFEGRLIEILARNRVPFVVGWEMFDRSQQPVLDAWQRGRLTRAQLFQQTGFQRAWAVYSPWYGRILDETRRFGIRNLALNARPALAHKVSQGIQMTPAEAAEVPRGFSTDEGAFRNFSRMMGAHPGMDTNSLRRFFKAQSLWDQTMASVILDFHAREPQTKVVVLTGRGHVERGYGIPYFVNQKARLEQLVLLP; the protein is encoded by the coding sequence ATGCGATTTCTCGCGCTTGTGCTTTCAGCCGTCATTTTGCTGCCCCTGCCCGGCGCATCCGCACAGGAAGCCTCCGGCACTCGTGTGCTGGCCGGCGTGACGCCTGCATCCCTGGCGGGCAAGGACGCCGGGTTCCGGCAGGCTTTGAGTCGTGCCGAGGCGATCTACGTCGGCGAAATCCATGACCGTCCGGGCGATCACAGGTTCGAGGGCCGCCTGATTGAGATCCTTGCCCGGAACAGGGTCCCTTTTGTAGTCGGTTGGGAGATGTTCGACCGCTCCCAGCAGCCTGTTCTCGATGCGTGGCAGCGTGGACGGTTGACCCGGGCCCAGCTGTTTCAACAGACCGGTTTCCAGCGCGCCTGGGCAGTCTACTCGCCGTGGTACGGCCGGATTCTGGACGAGACGCGCCGGTTCGGGATTCGCAACCTTGCCTTGAATGCCCGGCCGGCTTTGGCGCACAAGGTCAGCCAGGGAATCCAAATGACGCCCGCCGAAGCAGCGGAGGTGCCACGCGGGTTTTCCACCGATGAAGGGGCCTTTCGTAATTTTAGCCGGATGATGGGCGCGCACCCCGGAATGGACACGAATTCATTGAGACGGTTTTTCAAGGCTCAGAGTCTCTGGGATCAAACCATGGCAAGTGTGATCCTGGACTTCCACGCGCGCGAGCCCCAGACCAAAGTGGTTGTCCTGACCGGCCGCGGCCACGTCGAACGCGGCTACGGCATTCCGTATTTTGTGAACCAGAAAGCGCGCCTGGAACAGTTGGTCCTGCTGCCGTGA
- the lpdA gene encoding dihydrolipoyl dehydrogenase: MSSFDLIVLGGGPAGYTGAIRAAQLGLNTAIIDKREVLGGTCLNIGCIPSKALLMSSDHVLFAKHQAAHHGITFNNVSFDLAKMMQRKNGVVKQLTQGLEFLMKKNKITRLHGVGQVVAPGKVLLGKADGKQEELTAKHVVLATGSVPSELPNLPVDRETVVTSDEALSFAEVPNELVVVGGGAIGLELGSVWSRLGSKVTIIEFLPRIAAFFDPDVTQALQKALEAEGLAFFIDTAVTGIAKKSGKALVQARSKDGKTHEFTADKVLVSVGRRPYLEGAVVKDLGLKLTDRGQVKVDERYRTNVPGLYAIGDIIEGPMLAHKGEEEGIACVEFIAGKAGHVNYGVIPNVVYTSPEVAAVGLTEQTAKERNVAVRSGKFPFAANGRALANDLSQGFVKVIAEARTDRLLGAQIIGAGASEMIAEVVTIMEFGGSAEDLGRTVHAHPTMSEAVKEAALAVHNEALSIPPR, encoded by the coding sequence ATGTCCTCGTTCGACCTTATCGTGCTGGGTGGCGGTCCAGCGGGTTACACCGGCGCTATCCGTGCGGCTCAACTGGGCCTTAACACGGCGATCATCGACAAGCGTGAGGTGCTGGGCGGCACGTGCCTGAACATCGGATGCATCCCGAGCAAAGCTCTGTTGATGTCATCTGATCACGTCCTTTTTGCGAAACATCAGGCGGCTCATCATGGGATCACGTTCAACAACGTGAGCTTTGATCTGGCCAAGATGATGCAGCGCAAAAACGGCGTGGTGAAGCAACTGACGCAGGGACTCGAGTTCCTGATGAAAAAGAACAAGATCACACGCCTGCACGGCGTCGGTCAGGTTGTTGCCCCCGGAAAAGTGCTGCTTGGCAAAGCCGATGGGAAACAGGAGGAACTGACGGCCAAACACGTCGTCCTGGCGACCGGCAGCGTGCCTTCAGAACTTCCGAATTTGCCGGTCGATCGTGAGACCGTCGTCACCAGCGACGAGGCGCTCTCTTTCGCAGAAGTGCCGAACGAACTGGTGGTGGTCGGGGGCGGGGCAATCGGCCTGGAACTGGGGTCGGTTTGGAGCCGCCTGGGTTCGAAGGTCACGATCATCGAGTTTCTGCCGCGCATTGCGGCGTTTTTCGATCCGGACGTCACGCAGGCCTTGCAAAAGGCCCTGGAAGCGGAAGGGCTTGCCTTTTTTATCGACACAGCGGTAACCGGCATCGCCAAAAAGAGCGGGAAAGCCCTGGTGCAGGCCCGGAGCAAAGACGGCAAGACCCACGAGTTCACGGCAGACAAGGTGTTGGTCTCGGTCGGCCGCAGGCCGTACTTGGAGGGCGCCGTCGTCAAGGATCTCGGGCTCAAGTTAACGGACCGCGGCCAGGTGAAGGTGGACGAGCGCTACCGCACGAATGTGCCGGGCCTCTACGCGATCGGCGACATTATTGAAGGACCGATGCTGGCCCACAAGGGCGAGGAAGAAGGCATTGCGTGCGTCGAATTTATCGCGGGGAAGGCCGGGCACGTGAATTACGGGGTCATTCCGAACGTGGTCTACACCAGCCCGGAAGTGGCCGCGGTCGGCCTGACTGAGCAAACCGCGAAAGAGCGCAACGTAGCCGTACGGAGCGGCAAGTTTCCGTTCGCGGCGAACGGCCGTGCGTTGGCCAACGACCTCTCCCAAGGCTTTGTGAAGGTTATCGCTGAGGCCAGGACGGACCGGCTTCTCGGTGCGCAGATCATCGGCGCGGGCGCCTCGGAAATGATTGCCGAGGTGGTCACGATCATGGAATTCGGCGGCAGCGCCGAAGACCTGGGTCGCACCGTACATGCTCACCCGACGATGAGTGAGGCGGTGAAAGAGGCGGCCTTGGCCGTTCACAACGAGGCGTTGTCGATTCCCCCACGTTAA
- a CDS encoding glycosyltransferase family 2 protein gives MSKQFRPYLSLIIPAYKEALRLPKTLSVVHEYAAKWTFPTEVLLVIEPSPDATLEVAKSAQTRIPELRVIANEMHRGKGYAVRTGMLKARAPLVFFTDADLSTPLSDLETALRIFEQNPRIDVVVGSRRHPQSRILHRQSPLRERMGQTFNRLVQVLAGLDLEDTQCGFKGFRQTAAREIFSRQQTDGFSFDVEVLLLARAMGFSIREMPVHWSNSPDSKVRVIRDSLGMLAEIVSMRGRVWRTMHDYPFHR, from the coding sequence ATGTCCAAACAGTTTCGGCCGTACCTTTCTCTCATCATCCCTGCGTATAAAGAGGCCCTACGTTTGCCGAAGACCTTGTCGGTTGTACACGAGTACGCCGCGAAGTGGACCTTTCCCACCGAGGTCTTGCTCGTGATCGAACCGAGTCCGGACGCGACTTTGGAAGTGGCAAAGTCGGCGCAAACACGAATTCCGGAGCTCCGGGTGATCGCAAACGAGATGCACCGGGGAAAAGGGTACGCGGTCCGCACCGGCATGCTGAAGGCCCGGGCGCCACTCGTTTTCTTCACCGACGCAGACCTGAGTACCCCGCTCTCAGACCTGGAAACTGCGCTCCGCATTTTTGAGCAAAATCCAAGGATCGACGTGGTTGTGGGGAGCCGCCGGCATCCGCAGAGCCGCATCCTGCACCGGCAAAGCCCGTTACGCGAACGGATGGGGCAGACCTTCAACCGCCTCGTTCAAGTCCTGGCCGGTCTGGACCTGGAGGACACGCAGTGCGGCTTCAAAGGCTTCCGGCAAACCGCCGCGCGTGAAATTTTCAGCCGGCAACAAACGGACGGTTTTTCGTTCGACGTCGAGGTCCTGCTGCTGGCTCGCGCGATGGGATTTTCCATCCGCGAAATGCCGGTACACTGGTCCAACTCGCCCGATTCAAAGGTTCGCGTGATCCGCGACAGCCTGGGCATGCTGGCGGAAATCGTCTCGATGCGTGGCCGGGTCTGGCGCACGATGCACGATTACCCGTTCCACCGCTGA
- a CDS encoding small basic protein, with product MSQHRSLKGASAIQAKRNVLKRFERVELLKKRGLFKPGDRVIGLPKTKPDA from the coding sequence ATGTCACAGCATCGGAGTTTAAAAGGGGCCAGTGCGATCCAGGCGAAGCGGAACGTTTTGAAGCGCTTTGAGCGGGTCGAACTGTTGAAGAAACGCGGATTGTTCAAACCGGGTGACCGGGTCATCGGGCTGCCCAAGACCAAGCCCGACGCTTAG
- a CDS encoding TIGR03663 family protein, producing the protein MVRRNFFLPLLILIVAAVLRLICLDLKPPHFDEGINGWWSDEMAKKGFYAYDPSNYHGPLHFYVLFAFLRVLGRNLWALRLPVAIMGTATVGLVLSFRRYLGPGIAFLAGLALAISPGYVFYNRYSIHETWLVFFLILFFWSLCRLNAGADKLATWTLILSAAGMILTKETYVIHLFATLVAGVFVIVTGLANRGESALPRWRHLDRTAFLGSALVGVFLIVLFYSGTFLNFAGLRGLFETFTPWTKTGLEAAGHGKPQYDLFSLVPGGLAAIGPFARLQAFRLNWYWIKLLTVYEWFALAGVILSLPYLFTGRRALRFLAVYAWLTLVAYSLIPYKTPWCIISIAWPFFFLCAAGLVCLRRLVGLIPVVVVATALLGHDAWCMFRLNFRQYDDPRQMYAYVQTYRDYRAFVGPILREITLHPQLKNQLKGEILLSSYFPIPWVLGDISHIGYYDKEESWPKNLDADFIAAPDEVAPEVEASLTQPYLETAFRLRDGMGMCRAFFQYERFKDVFPGRQPDFVPEQAQ; encoded by the coding sequence ATGGTGAGACGTAATTTTTTTCTTCCTCTTCTCATCCTGATCGTTGCAGCCGTTCTCCGTTTGATCTGCCTCGATCTAAAGCCTCCTCATTTCGATGAAGGCATCAACGGCTGGTGGAGCGACGAGATGGCGAAAAAGGGCTTTTACGCCTATGACCCGAGCAACTACCATGGCCCGCTGCATTTTTATGTTTTGTTTGCCTTTCTGCGGGTGCTCGGACGCAACCTCTGGGCGTTGCGCCTCCCGGTGGCCATTATGGGCACCGCGACGGTCGGATTGGTCTTGTCTTTCCGGCGTTACCTTGGCCCCGGGATAGCGTTCCTTGCCGGGTTGGCCCTTGCAATCTCGCCGGGATACGTGTTTTACAACCGTTACTCCATTCACGAAACGTGGCTGGTGTTCTTTTTGATCCTGTTCTTCTGGTCGCTTTGCCGGCTGAATGCAGGTGCCGACAAGCTCGCCACCTGGACTCTGATACTAAGCGCGGCGGGCATGATCCTGACCAAAGAGACGTACGTCATTCACCTGTTCGCAACGCTTGTTGCAGGCGTTTTTGTGATCGTCACAGGACTCGCGAATCGAGGCGAATCAGCGCTGCCCCGATGGCGCCACCTTGACCGGACCGCCTTCCTCGGTTCCGCCCTGGTCGGGGTTTTTCTGATCGTCCTTTTCTATTCCGGCACTTTTCTCAATTTTGCGGGCCTGCGCGGGCTTTTTGAAACCTTCACGCCGTGGACCAAAACCGGGCTGGAAGCCGCCGGTCACGGCAAACCCCAGTACGATCTGTTTAGCCTGGTTCCTGGCGGCCTGGCCGCCATCGGACCGTTCGCGAGGCTGCAGGCGTTCCGGTTAAACTGGTATTGGATCAAGCTCCTTACCGTCTATGAATGGTTCGCGCTGGCCGGGGTGATTCTCAGCCTGCCTTACCTCTTTACCGGCCGGCGCGCGCTACGTTTTCTGGCTGTCTATGCCTGGTTGACGCTGGTCGCCTACAGCCTGATTCCGTACAAGACCCCGTGGTGCATCATTTCCATCGCATGGCCCTTTTTCTTCCTGTGCGCGGCCGGCCTCGTCTGCCTTCGCCGTCTGGTCGGACTCATCCCTGTCGTGGTGGTTGCGACGGCGCTGCTCGGACACGACGCATGGTGCATGTTCCGGCTGAACTTCCGGCAGTACGATGACCCGCGCCAGATGTACGCGTACGTTCAGACCTATCGCGATTACCGCGCCTTCGTCGGACCGATCCTGCGCGAAATCACCCTGCACCCTCAGCTCAAGAACCAGTTGAAGGGTGAAATCCTGCTTTCCAGCTATTTTCCGATTCCCTGGGTCCTGGGTGACATCTCGCACATCGGCTACTACGATAAGGAAGAATCGTGGCCGAAGAACCTGGACGCGGATTTCATCGCCGCCCCCGATGAGGTCGCGCCCGAGGTGGAGGCCAGTCTCACCCAACCCTACCTTGAGACCGCGTTTCGTCTCCGGGACGGGATGGGCATGTGCCGCGCCTTCTTTCAATATGAGCGGTTCAAGGACGTGTTTCCCGGGCGGCAACCTGACTTTGTTCCGGAACAGGCTCAATGA
- a CDS encoding YkgJ family cysteine cluster protein, with the protein MEKVYYQCRRCANCCRWPGFVRVTDREIAAIARHLGIDEDAFIQRYTRLRPDRDGLALIDKPNGECFFLDGNVCTLQPVKPGQCREFPNGWNFPGWRDVCEAIPIRE; encoded by the coding sequence ATGGAAAAGGTGTATTACCAATGCCGGCGCTGCGCCAATTGTTGCCGTTGGCCGGGGTTCGTCCGAGTAACCGATCGCGAGATCGCAGCCATCGCGCGGCACCTTGGGATCGACGAAGACGCCTTTATCCAGCGTTACACCCGTCTGCGGCCCGATCGCGACGGCTTGGCCTTGATCGATAAACCAAACGGCGAATGCTTTTTCCTGGACGGCAACGTTTGTACGCTGCAACCGGTCAAGCCCGGGCAGTGCCGCGAGTTTCCGAACGGATGGAACTTTCCAGGCTGGCGGGACGTCTGCGAGGCCATCCCCATTAGAGAGTAA
- a CDS encoding rhodanese-like domain-containing protein has product MSVSSTIDPAIMMADLLQEYPGAQRALFRAYHIGGCSSCGFRPDETLAEVCRRNQDLPVNEAIETILQAHQADLAMQIPPAELAARLEAGEQIPVVDVRSREEWDAVHLPQSVFLTQELMQEILVSWPKDREFVFLCHHGVRSLDAAAYFAGHGFTRVKSLQGGIDQWSVQIDPELPRYDLE; this is encoded by the coding sequence GTGAGCGTTTCTTCCACGATCGACCCTGCAATCATGATGGCGGACCTTCTGCAGGAATATCCGGGCGCCCAGCGAGCGCTATTCCGGGCCTACCACATTGGCGGCTGTTCCAGCTGCGGGTTCCGGCCTGATGAAACCCTGGCTGAAGTTTGCCGCCGCAACCAGGACCTGCCGGTAAACGAAGCCATTGAAACCATTCTTCAGGCGCACCAGGCCGATCTGGCCATGCAGATCCCACCGGCGGAGCTGGCGGCAAGGCTGGAAGCCGGTGAACAAATCCCCGTCGTTGACGTGCGGAGCCGGGAGGAATGGGACGCGGTTCACCTGCCGCAATCCGTTTTTCTGACCCAGGAACTCATGCAGGAGATACTGGTTTCCTGGCCTAAAGATCGTGAGTTCGTATTTTTATGCCACCACGGGGTTCGCAGCCTGGATGCTGCCGCATACTTCGCCGGCCACGGCTTCACGCGGGTGAAATCGTTGCAGGGGGGCATTGACCAATGGAGCGTTCAGATCGACCCTGAACTTCCGCGATACGATTTGGAGTGA
- a CDS encoding iron-sulfur cluster assembly scaffold protein yields MSVPDAFAQKVEQAIRNPKNVGELEGADAVGTVGRGDCGDMLRMWVKFREEGGKRVIDRATFQTFGCETAIAVASLATELIAGKTPEEALAMSGQELAAPLGPLPPVKIHCAQLVEGALRSALGSEAGEGTKDGPATSAPTLIQQFTSGTPKKVVITKKS; encoded by the coding sequence ATGAGTGTTCCCGACGCTTTTGCACAAAAGGTTGAACAGGCCATCCGGAACCCGAAGAACGTAGGGGAACTGGAAGGGGCTGACGCGGTTGGAACCGTCGGTAGGGGGGACTGCGGCGACATGCTGCGCATGTGGGTGAAGTTCAGGGAGGAAGGTGGCAAACGGGTGATCGACCGGGCGACCTTCCAGACCTTCGGGTGCGAAACCGCGATCGCGGTGGCGAGCCTGGCAACGGAGCTGATTGCCGGGAAAACGCCGGAAGAAGCCTTGGCGATGTCGGGCCAGGAACTCGCCGCGCCTTTGGGACCGTTGCCTCCCGTAAAGATTCATTGTGCCCAGCTGGTGGAAGGCGCGCTGCGTTCGGCGCTCGGCTCCGAAGCCGGTGAGGGGACCAAGGACGGCCCGGCCACGTCCGCGCCGACGCTGATTCAGCAGTTTACCAGTGGAACGCCGAAGAAAGTAGTAATCACCAAGAAATCATGA